From Primulina huaijiensis isolate GDHJ02 chromosome 15, ASM1229523v2, whole genome shotgun sequence, one genomic window encodes:
- the LOC140958997 gene encoding transcription factor E2FA-like — protein sequence MAGPGISTRDAAATPPAPAAENGRIFPLQQTPPTAIRRHLPFASMKPPFAPPDDYHHFSTPARAAASSGSAADQLPDAVVVKSTTLKRKNGSEKNEAESNEWTTSPGFSDMANSRFRTPVSGKGGRPNGRSKVTKNNRSIPSTPISNIDAPSPLTPASSCRYDSSLSLLTKKFVNLIKHAEDGELDLNKAADTLQVQKRRIYDITNVLEGIGLIEKKLKNRIHWKGLDNSKPGEADEDAALLQAEIENLSMEERSLDEQTRQMQEKLRCLSEDEHNQKWLFVTEDDIKGLPCFQNETLVAIKAPHGTTLEVPDPDEAVDYPQRRYRIILRSTMGPIDVYLVSQFEEKFDEMNAVEQSTSFPIASISNENPAMQRTCLPDNCQEIEAAAPESQGFDSSFAASQEFAGGMTKIVPSSIGDETDYWLLSDADVSITDMWKTDSGIDWNGMDILQEELNIAATGATTQLTQPSSSGTADVPPGVDLLPR from the exons ATGGCTGGGCCTGGAATTTCCACCCGTGACGCGGCGGCGACGCCTCCAGCCCCAGCCGCGGAGAACGGGCGGATCTTCCCACTGCAGCAGACGCCGCCGACTGCGATCAGGAGACACCTCCCCTTCGCGTCTATGAAGCCGCCGTTTGCTCCGCCTGATGACTATCACCACTTCTCCACACCGGCGCGCGCCGCCGCCTCGTCCGGCTCTGCGGCTGATCAGCTGCCGGATGCGGTCGTCGTCAAGTCTACC ACTTTGAAGAGGAAGAATGGGAGCGAGAAAAACGAAGCCGAGTCTAATGAGTGGACAACTAGTCCTGGATTTAGTGATATGGCTAACAGTCGCTTCCGAACTCCTGTATCTGGTAAAGGAGGAAGGCCAAATGGTCGGTCAAAAGTTACCAAAAACAACAGATCTATCCCTTCAACCCCCATTTCCAATATTG ACGCTCCATCTCCTCTTACTCCTGCTAGCAGTTGCCGCTATGATAGCTCCTTGA GTCTTCTGACAAAAAAGTTCGTCAACTTAATAAAGCACGCAGAAGATGGTGAACTTGATTTGAACAAAGCTGCTGACACTTTACAG GTTCAGAAGAGAAGGATTTATGACATAACCAATGTCCTTGAAGGGATTGGTCTTATAGAAAAAAAGCTTAAAAACAGAATCCACTGGAA GGGACTCGATAATTCGAAACCCGGAGAAGCGGACGAGGATGCCGCTCTTTTGCAG GCAGAAATTGAAAACCTTTCTATGGAAGAAAGAAGTTTGGATGAACAAACGAG GCAAATGCAGGAAAAATTAAGATGCTTGAGCGAAGATGAACACAATCAAAA ATGGCTTTTTGTGACCGAAGATGACATTAAAGGTTTACCCTGCTTCCAG AATGAGACCCTTGTGGCAATCAAAGCTCCACATGGAACCACTTTGGAAGTTCCAGATCCTGATGAG GCTGTTGATTATCCCCAGAGAAGATATAGAATTATACTCAGAAGTACAATGGGTCCTATTGATGTTTACCTTGTCAG CCAATTCGAGGAAAAATTCGACGAGATGAATGCAGTTGAACAATCAACAAGCTTTCCCATTGCCTCAATCTCAAATGAAAATCCAGCAATGCAGAGGACCTGCTTGCCAGACAACTGCCAAGAAATTGAAGCTGCGGCACCAGAGAGTCAAGGATTTGATTCTAGTTTTGCTGCTTCACAAGAATTTGCCGGAGGCATGACAAAGATAGTCCCATCAAGCATTGGT GATGAAACAGACTATTGGCTTCTATCGGATGCAGATGTCAGCATCACAGACATGTGGAAGACAGATT CGGGTATCGATTGGAATGGGATGGATATACTTCAAGAGGAGTTGAATATAGCTGCAACTGGTGCGACAACACAACTGACCCAACCATCATCATCTGGTACTGCTGATGTACCACCTGGGGTCGATTTGCTACCTAGATGA
- the LOC140958998 gene encoding strigolactones hydrolase CXE15, whose translation MGSLPHIVEDCFGIVLVYSDGSISRPSDINFPMKVQDDGSAVWKDCLFDKKHNLHLRLYKPRSPSTAKLPIVFFFHGGGFCICSRTWPNCHSCCLRLSSGLHALVVAPDYRLAPEHRLPAAMEDAVSSVEWLRNQALLSNSGGGGDGWFANGGVDFDRVFIVGDSSGGNLAHHLAVQLRRGSPDLAPIRVRGYVLMAPFFGGTVRTKSEEEGPLEPFLNLEILDRFWRLSLPEGNNSDHPWANPFGPESPRLDSIKLDPILVLVGGREVMKDRIDNYSKKLKEMGKEVDYIEYQGMQHGFFVNEPFSEVGNKVLEEIQNFMLKNSH comes from the exons ATGGGATCTCTTCCTCATATAGTTGAAGATTGCTTCGGAATTGTCCTAGTATACAGCGACGGCTCCATTTCCCGACCCTCGGACATTAACTTCCCAATGAAAGTTCAGGACGACGGCTCTGCTGTCTGGAAAGACTGTTTGTTCGATAAAAAACATAACCTCCATCTCCGCCTATACAAACCCCGGTCACCCTCCACTGCCAAGCTCCCCATCGTCTTCTTTTTCCACGGCGGAGGCTTTTGCATTTGCTCAAGAACCTGGCCCAACTGCCACAGCTGTTGCCTCCGCCTCTCCTCGGGTCTGCATGCTCTTGTGGTGGCTCCTGACTACCGTTTGGCGCCAGAGCACAGGCTACCCGCTGCTATGGAAGATGCTGTGAGCTCCGTGGAGTGGCTCCGAAACCAGGCGCTTCTATCGAacagtggtggtggtggtgatggATGGTTTGCGAATGGAGGGGTTGACTTTGATAGGGTTTTCATCGTGGGCGACTCGTCGGGTGGTAACCTGGCCCACCATCTGGCGGTGCAGCTCCGGCGCGGGTCTCCGGATTTGGCACCGATTAGGGTGCGGGGTTACGTTCTGATGGCTCCATTTTTTGGAGGCACTGTAAGAACCAAGTCTGAGGAAGAAGGCCCGCTGGAACCATTCTTGAATTTGGAGATTCTCGACAG ATTTTGGAGGCTATCATTACCAGAAGGAAACAATTCAGACCATCCATGGGCCAACCCATTTGGGCCAGAAAGCCCAAGGCTTGATAGTATAAAGCTCGACCCAATATTGGTTTTAGTGGGAGGAAGAGAAGTGATGAAGGACAGAATAGACAATTACTCCAAGAAATTGAAGGAGATGGGCAAAGAAGTTGACTACATAGAGTATCAAGGGATGCAGCATGGGTTCTTCGTAAATGAACCTTTCTCAGAAGTGGGCAACAAAGTTTTGGAGGAGATTCAAAACTTCATGCTTAAAAATTCTCATTGA